The genome window ACAGATGGTATTTCATGGTAAAAATAATAATTCAATTAGTACTTTTGAAAATTATGTAGTATATTCAAGCCGTGAAAGTGTAAATGAGTATGCTCAAAAGACTTTTAATCTCTATCTAATTTCAACTAAAAGCGACTATGTTAGACAGCTTACAGCTGATGGAGTTAATACATATCCAAGATTTTCAAGCGATGGCGGAAGCATTGTATTTATTAAAAGTATAGGCGGTAGTAGTGCAGTTGGAATTATAAGAGTAAATGAAAATCGTAGTTTTCAATTCCCATTAAGAATAGGTAAGCTTCAATCAATTGATTGGTAAATCTATTTTTATGTCTTAAATTTCAGATAATTATGATATAATTTAGCCCAAAATTTCAATGAAAGGAATAAAATGAAAAAGTTAGTTTTAGTTTCAACTGTTGCTGCGGCTCTATTTATGGCTGGTTGTAGCTCAAAATCTCCAGAAGTAGATATGAGTGCAGATGCAAATAAAGCAGGTCAAGGTGCTATGAGTGATGCTGAAAGATTAAATGCATTACAATCTCAAGTGCAAAATGTATATTTTGATTTTGACAAATTTAACATTCGCCCAGATATGCAAAGCGTAATTAATCAAAATGCTTCTGTATTTAGTCAAAATAGTAACTTCAAAATTATGGTAGAAGGTAACTGCGATGAGTGGGGTAGCGATGAGTATAACTATGCTCTAGGCGTAAAAAGAGCAAAAGCTGGTAAAGACGCTCTAATAGCTCAAGGTATAGCTGCTGATAGAATCGAAATCACAAGCAATGGCGAAAGCAAACCTGTATGTACTGATAAAACAAAAGCTTGCGATGCTCAAAATCGTCGTGATGAATTTAGATTACTTCCATAATTTAATATTGTTAAATGAAAAAAATCATAAATATTGCAGTCATTTTGGCTGCAACTTCTATATTTGCTGAAGTTTCAGTATTTGATGCGGGTAATATAAATACAGATAATCCATACGGCCTTACCGAAAATGAAAAAGTGTTGCTAAATAATAAAAAAAAAGTAGATAGATTAGACCAAAATATCGGTACAATGCAGTCTGATGTTTCATTAGTTCAAGAAAATATCGAAGGCGTAAAAAGCCTTTTAGATAGTATAAATCAAAGAATTTTAGCTATAGAAACTAGGGTAAATGAGTTAGAAAATGGACTAAATTCGCAAAAAGCCACAACTGCTAAAGATATCACAAATCTTAAATCTCTGATTAAAGCTAATCAGACAAAACAAAATGAAGATGTCAAAAAGATAACAACAGCACTTAGTGAGCTAACTTCGCTAATTGATAACAAACATCCAAAGGATACAAACCAAAAATCAAATTTAGAATCCAAAGATAAAAAAATAGATACAGATAATCAAAAATCACAGCATTTAAAACAGCTTGATAATATGGCAGGTGCTGATCTACTTGCTATGGCAGATAAAGCTTATAAAGCCAAGGAGTATCTAAAAGCTAGTGAGTGCTTTACCGTTTTAATTAGTAAAAACTATAAACCAGCTTATTCAAATTTTATGCTTGGTGAGATTGAGTATTTTAATAAAAATTACAAAAATGCTGTGCCATACTATCAAAAAAGTGTTGCCATCAGTCAAAAAGGCAACTATATGCCAAAGCTATTGTATCATACAGCAATTAGCTTTGATAAAATAGGCGATACAAAAAGTGCTAATAAATTTTATAAAGCATTAAAGCAAGCCTACCCAGATAGCGCAGAGGCAAAGGCTGCACCTGATAGAAAATAATTTTTAGGAGAGAGATATGTCAAAAGTTATTAAAATGTTTTATGAGCTAAAAGATGCTAATAGTGGCGAACTTTTAGAATCAAATATAGGCGGTCAAGAGATTGCATTTGTAAGCGGTAAAAATCAAGTTTTAGAAGCACTTGAGAGTGGTGTTTTAAATTTAGAAGTTGGTCAAAAAGCTACAATTAAAATTCCAGCTAGCCAAGGCGTAGGCGAATATGATGAAAACGCTTTGCAAGTACTTCCTAAAGAGCAATTTGCAGGAATTGATTTAAATATTGGTATGGAGCTTTTTGGCGAAGGAGAAGATGGTAGCACAGTTCGTGTAACTGTAAAAGCTATCGGTGAAAATGATGTAACAGTAGATTTTAATCACCCATACGCTGGTAAAGATTTGGAATTTAATGTACAGATTACAGAAAATAGAGATGCTGATGCTGATGAGGAGCTAACAGGTGTTGTAGCTATGCCTCATGTATGTGGCTGCGGCGGTCACGATCATGGACATGGACATCACCATGGCCATGGTGGTTGCGGGGGTCATGGTGGCTGCGGCGGTCATGGCCATCATCATGATGATGAAGATGAGTGTTGCAATGGTGCTCACCATGATGAAAATGGTGGCGGATGCTGCGGTAAACACCACTAAGAGTTTGATATGAAAGTTGCATTTATTTTCCCTGGTCAAGGCTCACAGAGTATTGGTATGGGGCAAGAAATATATAACGAATTTAGCAGTGCTAAGGAGTTATTAGATAGTGCTAGCGAGTATTGCGGTATTGATTTTAAAACTTTACTCTTTGAAGCTAATGATAAATTAGGTGAGTCTGAATTTACTCAACCAGCAATTGTGTTAAACTCATTAATGTGTTTTGAAGCGTTTAAAAGTCAATTAAATTTAAAACCAGAGCTAAGCTTTGGACACTCTTTAGGTGAGTTTAGCGCTCTTAGTGTAAGTGGAGCAATTAAACCTTTAGACGCTATTAAAGTTGTAAATTTGCGTGGTAAATTTATGGCTCAAGATTGTGCAGAAATTGGCGCTGGAATGATGGTAATTTTAGGTCTTAGTAATGAAAAAGTTGAAGAGATCTGTAAAAATAGTAATAAGCAAATTTGGGCAGCAAATTATAACTGCGATGGTCAAATAGTAGTAGCTGGAATTAGAAGCGATCTTCAAGCAACCGTAGATGAGTTTAAATCTGCTGGAGCCAAAAGAGCAATGCTGCTTGATATGAGCGTAGCAAGTCACTGTCCTTTGCTTCAAAATGCTAGTATAAAGCTTGCTAGTGAGCTTGAGAATTTACTAAGTGAAGAGTTTGCACCGGTAATTTCAAATGTTACAGCTAAGACTTATACTACTAAAAAAGAGGCTTTAGAATTATTAAAACTTCAATTAACTAGCCCAGTTTTATATCAAAATAGTGTAAAAAATTATGTTGATGAGATTGATTGTTTTATTGAATTTGGTGCAAGCGTATTAAAAGGAATGAATAAAAAAATCTGCGATAAACCAACATATAGTATCACAAATTTAAGCTCACTCAATGAAGCTTTAGAGGCGTTAAGATGAGAATTGCTATCCTTGGGGCTATGAGTGAAGAGATTGAGTTTTTGCTAAAAGCAGTTGGTGATTATCAAAAGATTGATTATGCTAGAAATTCATTTTATAAAGCACAGTGTGGCAATCATGAATTAGTAATAGCTTATTCAAAGATTGGAAAAGTCAATGCAGCTTTAACTGCAACAATTTTAGTTGAGAAATTTGGCTGCGAAAAGCTGATATTTACTGGCGTTGCTGGTGCTTTAAATAAGAATTTAAAGATCGGTGATATGCTATATGCCACTACTACAGCTCAGCATGATTTAGATATTACAGCTTTTGGACATCCACATGGTTATGTGCCTGGAATTAATATTTTTGAAAATAGCGACGAGAAGCTAAATAGTGTAGCTAAAAAGGTGGCTGATTCTTTAGGTATTGGTTTAATTGGTGGAGTAGTTGCTACTGGCGATCAATTTATCTGCAATGAAGAGAAAAAAGAGTGGATAAAATCTACTTTTAAAGCTGATGCTGTAGAGATGGAAGGGGCAAGCGTTGCTCAAGTTTGTGCTGCTCTTGGTGTTGGATTTTGTATGCTTAGAGCTATTAGCGATGAAGCTGGTGGTAAAGCAGAGGTTGATTTTGATACATTTTTAACTCAAGCAGCAGATAAATCTGCTAAATTTGTTCTAGAAATGGTAAAAAATATATGATAGAACTAAGCAAAAAATTAATTAGACAAGTTGGCCAAACTAACGCTAAGTATAAGATGTTTGAAAAAGGCGATAAGATTTTGCTGGGTTTAAGTGGCGGTAAAGATAGCCTTAGTTTGGCACATATTCTTAAGCATTTTCAAAATGTAACTCCTGATAAATTTGAATTTGAAGCAGTAACGCTAAGCTATGGAATGGGTGAAAATTATGAATATTTAACTCAGCATTGCAAGGCTCATGGAATCAAACACAGCGTAATTGATAGTTCTATATTTGAGATTAGTAAAGATAAAATTCGTAAAAACTCAAGTTTTTGCAGCTTTTTTAGCCGTATGAGACGAGGATATCTCTATACATATGCACTAGCTAATGGATTTAATAAGCTTGCTATTGGACATCATTTAGATGATGCTGTAGAGAGTTTTTTTATGAATTTTACATACAATGGAGCTATGAGAACTCTAGCACCAAAATATACTGCTAAAAATGGCGTGATAGTGATTAGGCCGCTTATTAATGTGCGTGAGCGTCAATTGCGTGATAATGCTACTAGAAATGAGCTTAGAGTGATTGGAGATGAGGCGTGTCCGGCTATGAGATTTGATGTAAAAATGCCACATGCAAGAGCTGAAACTAAAGAGCTTTTAGCTACTTTAGAAAAGCAAAATCCAAAACTATTTGTAAGTTTGCAAGCTGCTTTTGAAAACATACATTTAGATACATTTTTTAAGGTTAATTAATAGCCAATAGCTTTTATAGCTATTTGGCTTTATTTACAATTAGCTTTTAAGATTAAAATCTATATAAATTCCAAGTTGCTTATCTCCATCATAAAGCTCTAAGCGATAATTCATCACTTCAACTACGCAAGAGCTAAGCACAACTGTACCTATATATAGATTGCCTCTATTTTCTAAATTTGCTTTTATAGTTCCCATATCCATATTTAAACCATAAATTCTAGCATTTAAATTTTTATATTGACCATTTAGCCCTTCTACTTTAAGCGTAAGTGGCACCATAGCTTCAAGTGGTCTTGGATAAAAAGAAAATCCAATCTCTTTTCCTTTATAGGATATATTGCAGTTTTGAGTATTTAAATCGCAAGTTATGTTTGAATCAGCAGAGATCTTTTGGGTTTGATCATTATAAGAATTTATTATAAAAGCAAATAACGCACCAACAATAATAGCACTTAAAACATATAAAATATTTTTCATTATTAATCCTAATCTAAATAATCAATCAATTTTTTATTAATTTTACTAAATTCAAAAATTCTACTAGCTGAGTTGTCATCGGCAAATTTTTTAGCATCTTCATAGCTAGCAAATGGGATTAAATCATCGCCACTAAAACTTACTACATTGCTACCAAAAACATAAAACGCCTCCGTAGCTTCGATGAGTTCTTTTGTTTTATAATCTGTAACATACATCTTTTTAAGCGGCACAACCTCTTTTGGTTTGCTTGTATAAAAGTAGTAAAACATCTGTTTGGCTGAGCTAAATAGTACTTTTTTACCATTTTTATATTCTAAAACTGCAATCCAATCAGGATATTTAAAGACATCTATGAATTTAATAGGACAAGTAGAGTTTGTATCTTTAAAAAACTCATTATCTTTTAAATTTGCCCCAAAAACTATTCCAGCAAAAAGAGCTAAAAGTATAAGTTTTTTCATATTAAATCCTTCTTAGAAAACGAAATATATCCAAATATCATGCAAATTATACCAAGTAAAGTTGGATATAGTGCTGAATATATTAAAAAATTAATTTTGCCAAATCCATCTAAAATAAAGTAAGCTGCTGGACCAATTACAGCTAAATTTGGATCAAATAGACTAATTGCTGCGATTCTAAAAACCTGCATAGGGTTTGCTAATGAGATGGAGTAGATGATATTTTCATTTATTGAGCTTTGCATCATTAGGCCTATTAATGCAAGGTCTAAAAATGCTAACAAAAATAGCCAAAATAAAAATGAAAATCCAAGTCCAAGTTCGCTACTTTTAATAAAACTTGAGATTAAAAATCCAAACGATAAAAAGGCAAAAGATAGCACTAAAAGCAATAAGGTGTAATAAAAAAATACTCCCCAAGGAATATCTACATTTTTAAAAATAGCTATAATAAGCGATAAGATAAGAGCTATAAATATAGGTAAAAAGACTGTGAATGCTCTTCCTAAAGCTTTGCCAAAATAGTACTCTTTAAGCGATATTGGAAAGCTAAGAAGATACTCTAAAGCGCCAGTTTCTCTATCTGAGTTTATACTTCGCACAGTTGTGATGAGAATAAAGATTGGCAAGATTATTATACAAATTTGAATAAATAGCAAAAGCATTCTAGTAAGTCCGCTAAATCCAGCAACTCTGCTATCAACAACTCCTGTTACAAAAAATATTGCTATCAATCCAGCAAAGGTAAGCAAATAAAATAAAAACCACTTTGAAGCAAATGTCTCTTGTATATCAATTTTTGCTATTAGGATTAAATTTTTCACTATTATACCTCGCTATCTTTAATGATATTGCCTAAATCCATCTCGACAACACGATTTACTATGCCTTTGACTTCGCTTATTCTGTGAGAGATAAAAATAAGTGTGTGAGATTGAAATTTGGATTTTAATATATTTATAAATTTCTCTCTAGCTTGAGGATCGAGATTGGCAGTAGGTTCATCAAAGAGTATAGTCTTTGAATCTCTTGCAAGAGCTAGAGCGATTAATACCTTTTGCTTCATACCGCCTGAGAGTTTGTAAAAAGGCTTTTTATGCTCTTTTTCATAGTTTAGATCTAACTCTTTTAGATAATTTATTATATTGTTTAGATCTGTTTTGGTTGAGCTTATAGAGTATTCACATAGTTGAGCGACACTAAGCCTAAGAGGTGGTGGAGTTTGAGGGACGAAACTTAGATATCTTAAAGCATTTTTTCTATCTATAATTGGATTGATATTATCTATGAATATAGAGCCACTATCGCAGATTAACTCACCTAATATCGCCTTCATTAAAGTAGATTTTCCAGCTCCATTTTGTCCCATTATTAGAACCTTTTGACCATCTTGAATGTTTAAATTTAGGTTATTTAGAATAATTTGAGAGCCAAATTTTTTAGTTAAGTTTTCTATTTTTATCAATATCAATCCTTATAAAAGCTTTTTAAGCCTATTTTCGTAATTTAAAGCATCTTGATGGCATACATCGATACATCTACCGCACATAGTGCAATCCCCGCTTATTATACTAAATTTCTCTCCTGGAATATCTTTATTCTTAGACTTTGTAATTTCTAGAACTTTTGGGACAATGCAAACATCCATACATACAGCACAGTGATCGCATTTTTCCTTATTCCAGCTAACTTTTATAGCTCTAAATTTAGATAATAATGAATATAGTGTTCCAATAGGACAAACATATCTACACCAAAATCTTCTACTAAAGAATACTTCAGCTAAAAATACTAAAACAGCCCACCAAATCGCAGCACTATATCCATATATAATAAATCTTGATACTATACCTACAACATTAAAAATCTCAAATATTAAATATCCACTCACTAAGCTTAAAATCCAAAAAATTATCAAAAATACATATCTTATTTTTGTATCAAATTCTCTTTTTTTGATTATTTTTTTACTAACTAATTTAGCATTTAATCTCTCGGCAAATTCGCCAAAAAAATTATATGGACAGACCCACGAACAAAAAGCACGCCCAGCAAAAAGCATATAAAAAGCCAAAATAGTAAATGTACCAATAAGTAAATTTATAGGTAATTGTCCTCTGCTAAGTATAACTTCGGTGGTGATAAACGGATCGGCTAGATGAAAGCCTAACATTCTAGACCCAGTGATATCGCCTTCAATAACTTGAATATCTGCTACAAATGAAAGCACAAACAAAAGATGAATCAAAATCATAGTAAAATATCGGTAAAATCTTATACTAGGACGCTTTTTGCCATCTTTTGTTGTGCTTATAAAAGTAGAGAAAAAACTAGCATTTGCTACTGTTTGGCGGCCTTGATATTTATTCATGATATTTATTTAAATTTAGATATCTCTTCAGCTAGAATTGTTAAATTCTCATCGCTGACATTATCTAAAAGTCCTTCCATTAAACTATTTGGTATTTTACCAGCTTTATACTCATTTAATCTAGCTAAAATATCTTCTTTGCTTCTGCCAATGATTGATGGAGCTAAGATTCCAGAGCCATCTTTAGCATGGCATGGTGCGCAACTTTGTAAATATAGCTTGCTTACTCCATCGCTGCTTACAGA of Campylobacter vicugnae contains these proteins:
- a CDS encoding OmpA family protein, with protein sequence MKKLVLVSTVAAALFMAGCSSKSPEVDMSADANKAGQGAMSDAERLNALQSQVQNVYFDFDKFNIRPDMQSVINQNASVFSQNSNFKIMVEGNCDEWGSDEYNYALGVKRAKAGKDALIAQGIAADRIEITSNGESKPVCTDKTKACDAQNRRDEFRLLP
- a CDS encoding tetratricopeptide repeat protein, with protein sequence MKKIINIAVILAATSIFAEVSVFDAGNINTDNPYGLTENEKVLLNNKKKVDRLDQNIGTMQSDVSLVQENIEGVKSLLDSINQRILAIETRVNELENGLNSQKATTAKDITNLKSLIKANQTKQNEDVKKITTALSELTSLIDNKHPKDTNQKSNLESKDKKIDTDNQKSQHLKQLDNMAGADLLAMADKAYKAKEYLKASECFTVLISKNYKPAYSNFMLGEIEYFNKNYKNAVPYYQKSVAISQKGNYMPKLLYHTAISFDKIGDTKSANKFYKALKQAYPDSAEAKAAPDRK
- a CDS encoding FKBP-type peptidyl-prolyl cis-trans isomerase yields the protein MSKVIKMFYELKDANSGELLESNIGGQEIAFVSGKNQVLEALESGVLNLEVGQKATIKIPASQGVGEYDENALQVLPKEQFAGIDLNIGMELFGEGEDGSTVRVTVKAIGENDVTVDFNHPYAGKDLEFNVQITENRDADADEELTGVVAMPHVCGCGGHDHGHGHHHGHGGCGGHGGCGGHGHHHDDEDECCNGAHHDENGGGCCGKHH
- the fabD gene encoding ACP S-malonyltransferase translates to MKVAFIFPGQGSQSIGMGQEIYNEFSSAKELLDSASEYCGIDFKTLLFEANDKLGESEFTQPAIVLNSLMCFEAFKSQLNLKPELSFGHSLGEFSALSVSGAIKPLDAIKVVNLRGKFMAQDCAEIGAGMMVILGLSNEKVEEICKNSNKQIWAANYNCDGQIVVAGIRSDLQATVDEFKSAGAKRAMLLDMSVASHCPLLQNASIKLASELENLLSEEFAPVISNVTAKTYTTKKEALELLKLQLTSPVLYQNSVKNYVDEIDCFIEFGASVLKGMNKKICDKPTYSITNLSSLNEALEALR
- a CDS encoding 5'-methylthioadenosine/adenosylhomocysteine nucleosidase, producing MRIAILGAMSEEIEFLLKAVGDYQKIDYARNSFYKAQCGNHELVIAYSKIGKVNAALTATILVEKFGCEKLIFTGVAGALNKNLKIGDMLYATTTAQHDLDITAFGHPHGYVPGINIFENSDEKLNSVAKKVADSLGIGLIGGVVATGDQFICNEEKKEWIKSTFKADAVEMEGASVAQVCAALGVGFCMLRAISDEAGGKAEVDFDTFLTQAADKSAKFVLEMVKNI
- a CDS encoding tRNA 2-thiocytidine biosynthesis TtcA family protein, which translates into the protein MIELSKKLIRQVGQTNAKYKMFEKGDKILLGLSGGKDSLSLAHILKHFQNVTPDKFEFEAVTLSYGMGENYEYLTQHCKAHGIKHSVIDSSIFEISKDKIRKNSSFCSFFSRMRRGYLYTYALANGFNKLAIGHHLDDAVESFFMNFTYNGAMRTLAPKYTAKNGVIVIRPLINVRERQLRDNATRNELRVIGDEACPAMRFDVKMPHARAETKELLATLEKQNPKLFVSLQAAFENIHLDTFFKVN
- a CDS encoding nitrous oxide reductase accessory protein NosL, whose protein sequence is MKKLILLALFAGIVFGANLKDNEFFKDTNSTCPIKFIDVFKYPDWIAVLEYKNGKKVLFSSAKQMFYYFYTSKPKEVVPLKKMYVTDYKTKELIEATEAFYVFGSNVVSFSGDDLIPFASYEDAKKFADDNSASRIFEFSKINKKLIDYLD
- a CDS encoding ABC transporter permease; its protein translation is MKNLILIAKIDIQETFASKWFLFYLLTFAGLIAIFFVTGVVDSRVAGFSGLTRMLLLFIQICIIILPIFILITTVRSINSDRETGALEYLLSFPISLKEYYFGKALGRAFTVFLPIFIALILSLIIAIFKNVDIPWGVFFYYTLLLLVLSFAFLSFGFLISSFIKSSELGLGFSFLFWLFLLAFLDLALIGLMMQSSINENIIYSISLANPMQVFRIAAISLFDPNLAVIGPAAYFILDGFGKINFLIYSALYPTLLGIICMIFGYISFSKKDLI
- a CDS encoding ATP-binding cassette domain-containing protein, which produces MIKIENLTKKFGSQIILNNLNLNIQDGQKVLIMGQNGAGKSTLMKAILGELICDSGSIFIDNINPIIDRKNALRYLSFVPQTPPPLRLSVAQLCEYSISSTKTDLNNIINYLKELDLNYEKEHKKPFYKLSGGMKQKVLIALALARDSKTILFDEPTANLDPQAREKFINILKSKFQSHTLIFISHRISEVKGIVNRVVEMDLGNIIKDSEV
- a CDS encoding NapH/MauN family ferredoxin-type protein; this encodes MNKYQGRQTVANASFFSTFISTTKDGKKRPSIRFYRYFTMILIHLLFVLSFVADIQVIEGDITGSRMLGFHLADPFITTEVILSRGQLPINLLIGTFTILAFYMLFAGRAFCSWVCPYNFFGEFAERLNAKLVSKKIIKKREFDTKIRYVFLIIFWILSLVSGYLIFEIFNVVGIVSRFIIYGYSAAIWWAVLVFLAEVFFSRRFWCRYVCPIGTLYSLLSKFRAIKVSWNKEKCDHCAVCMDVCIVPKVLEITKSKNKDIPGEKFSIISGDCTMCGRCIDVCHQDALNYENRLKKLL
- a CDS encoding c-type cytochrome, encoding MNIGKVIALFLGGLIVVLMLFMLFSSDSPTQATQEPVKNEPKPVTQTTSSSSEFQTSDELNKIKELKQSVSVSSDGVSKLYLQSCAPCHAKDGSGILAPSIIGRSKEDILARLNEYKAGKIPNSLMEGLLDNVSDENLTILAEEISKFK